The following proteins come from a genomic window of Chelmon rostratus isolate fCheRos1 chromosome 23, fCheRos1.pri, whole genome shotgun sequence:
- the si:ch1073-220m6.1 gene encoding uncharacterized protein si:ch1073-220m6.1: MLLLLSCWIIADFLSGITAVSHSMRHYRMKNSSLCLQVVKSPPYKYVQWSFNEKVIVIEKNVTPMFKDKVVYSPENHSLCIRKLNELDAGIYKVSIADSEFDLSTETHRLIIQESIPTPVIRMSVMYSNRSAKFCNITVNCSIQDEWLWSICDEDSCRTSQRSFSKVNITIATVNTSVVCSGNNHVSKSSVSESLEATCFNKSNTEQEAQSQLGTAIIILIVGVGCVSLSVLIAYMAKSHRARECSCYQVQTLPNQSIESQPQPRSRVSVSSASEGEASYENVDVTQPSQTSNPRQELGSLQSQNADTVYSFLQPPNASAAKSDNSNHAKGQLNAQEASASHSVTLDVAEQPPPVDTVYCVVRKPLNMKSQHHL, encoded by the exons ATGCTTCTCCTTCTGAGTTGTTGGATTATTGCAG ATTTCCTATCAGGGATCACAGCAGTGAGCCATTCAATGAGGCACTACCGGATGAAAAACAGCTCATTATGTCTACAAGTTGTAAAATCGCCACCATATAAATATGTTCAGTGGAGTTTTAATGAGAAAGTAATTGTTATTGAGAAAAACGTCACACCCATGTTCAAAGACAAAGTGGTTTATAGTCCAGAGAACCACTCCCTGTGTATCAGAAAACTGAATGAGCTGGATGCTGGCATCTATAAGGTGTCAATCGCTGATTCTGAGTTTGATTTATCAACGGAGACCCACAGACTGATTATTCAAG AAAGCATTCCGACACCTGTCATCAGGATGTCAGTAATGTACTCCAACCGATCTGCCAAATTCTGCAACATCACGGTCAACTGCTCCATCCAGGACGAGTGGCTGTGGTCCATCTGTGATGAAGACAGCTGCAGAACATCTCAGAGATCATTCAGCAAGGTCAACATCACCATCGCCACCGTCAACACGTCTGTTGTCTGCAGCGGCAACAACCACGTCAGCAAGAGCAGTGTTTCTGAAAGCTTAGAGGCGACGT gTTTTAATAAATCTAATACTGAGCAAGAAGCACAATCACAACTAGGCActgcaataataatattaatagttGGTGTAGGGTGTGTATCCCTCTCTGTATTAATTGCCTATATGGCTAAGTCCCACCGTGCAAGAGAATGTAGTTGCTATCAG GTGCAGACATTACCGAATCAGTCAATAGAAAGCCAACCACAACCTCGGTCAAgagtctctgtctcttctgccAGTGAGGGTGAGGCCTCTTATGAAAATGTGGATGTCACACAGCCCAGCCAGACCAGCAACCCAAGACAGGAGTTGGGGTCCTTGCAAAGTCAGAATGCAGATACTGTCTACAGCTTTTTGCAGCCACCAAATGCATCTGCTGCCAAGAGTGACAACAGTAACCATGCAAAAGGGCAACTGAATGCGCAAGAGGCATCGGCTTCACACTCTGTCACCCTGGATGTGGCAGAGCAGCCTCCGCCAGTTGACACGGTGTACTGTGTAGTGCGAAAGCCACTAAATATGAAGTCACAGCACCACCTGTAG
- the kcnj10a gene encoding ATP-sensitive inward rectifier potassium channel 10 codes for MTSATPPSSEGSSPQKVCHSQTQTDITKPLLGSTGGNGGAAAGGVATGAGGPNALRRRRRVLSKDGRSNVRIEHVSGRGALYLRDLWTTFLDMQWRYKFFLFSATFAGTWFVFGVLWYLVAMVHGDLQEFDPPSNHTPCVMEVKTLTGAFLFSLESQTTIGYGFRCITEECPVAIVLLIFQLVITMVMEIFITGTFLAKVARPKKRGETVKFSQHAVVSNHEGRPCLMIRVANMRKSLLLGCQVTGKLLQTSLTKEGETVRLDQRNVPFQVDTSSDSPFLIIPLTFYHIIDDNSPLRAWAAKGGGWADPELADFELLVIMSATVEPTSATCQVRTSYLPDEILWGYEFPPVVSLSPSGKYVADFAFFDKVAKTKTPPLFKQSLPPSPPSQASHYRGGKEDGTDPEKMRLEESYRGEDRGRERGRMRDSSPLSVRISNV; via the exons ATGACCTCAGCCACTCCCCCCTCCTCTGAGGGCTCCTCCCCTCAGAAAGTATGCCACTCCCAGACGCAGACTGACATCACCAAGCCCCTGCTGGGCTCCACAGGAGGGAACGGAGGAGCCGCTGCAGGTGGAGTAGCAACAGGAGCTGGAGGGCCCAATGCTCTGCGAAGGAGGCGCCGCGTGCTCTCCAAAGATGGCCGAAGCAACGTGCGCATCGAGCACGTGAGCGGACGAGGGGCTCTGTACCTGCGTGACCTCTGGACGACTTTTCTGGACATGCAATGGCGCTACAagttcttcctcttctctgccacCTTTGCTGGGACCTGGTTTGTGTTTGGAGTGCTTTGGTACCTGGTGGCAATGGTACATGGAGATCTGCAGG AGTTTGACCCCCCCTCCAACCACACCCCATGTGTAATGGAGGTGAAGACCCTGACGGGagccttcctcttctctctggagTCTCAGACCACAATAGGCTACGGTTTCCGGTGCATCACCGAGGAGTGTCCTGTCGCTATCGTCCTGCTCATCTTTCAGCTGGTCATCACCATGGTGATGGAGATCTTCATCACTGGTACCTTCCTTGCGAAG gtCGCTCGTCCCAAGAAGCGAGGCGAGACGGTGAAGTTTAGCCAACACGCCGTCGTGTCAAATCATGAGGGTCGGCCCTGCCTCATGATCCGAGTGGCCAACATGCGCAAAAGCCTGCTGCTAGGATGCCAG GTGACGGGGAAGTTGCTTCAGACGTCCCTGACAAAGGAGGGCGAGACGGTGCGGCTGGACCAGCGCAATGTGCCATTCCAGGTGGACACGTCCAGCGACAGCCCCTTCCTCATCATCCCTTTGACTTTCTACCACATCATTGACGACAACAGCCCCCTCAGGGCCTGGGCAGCAAAAG GTGGTGGCTGGGCAGACCCGGAGCTGGCTGACTTTGAGCTGCTGGTGATCATGAGCGCTACGGTTGAGCCAACCTCCGCTACCTGCCAGGTTCGAACGTCCTACCTTCCAGATGAGATCCTCTGGGGCTACGAGTTCCCCCCCGTCGTCTCCCTATCTCCCTCAGGAAAATATGTGGCTGATTTCGCCTTCTTTGATAAAGTGGCCAAAACCAAAACCCCGCCCCTCTTTAAGCAGTCCCTGCCACCGAGCCCGCCCTCGCAGGCATCCCATTACCGTGGTGGCAAGGAGGATGGGACGGATCCAGAGAAGATGCGACTGGAAGAGAGCTACAGGGGTGAAGACAGGGGTCGAGAAAGGGGGCGAATGAGAGATAGCAGCCCACTGAGCGTGCGTATTAGTAATGTGTGA